One genomic segment of Nonomuraea coxensis DSM 45129 includes these proteins:
- a CDS encoding CGNR zinc finger domain-containing protein — protein MPDSDLAPPVEPKPAASPAASPAASPAPSPVASPAPSPVASPVASPVPPAPGALEFVRAFVNTRDVEAGTDRLADPASWAGWAGEHGIRGATDAEALARAIDLRESLRQALLANHDRLPLPASTATALTDAARRSRAAVTFTPEGVVLAGRAGDQGMDAVIGRVLGATAAALADGTWARLKVCANDRCRWAFYDHSRSRTGRWCSMQLCGNRVKQARWRTGQAT, from the coding sequence ATGCCTGACTCAGACCTGGCACCGCCGGTCGAGCCGAAGCCCGCCGCGTCGCCCGCCGCGTCGCCCGCCGCGTCGCCCGCCCCGTCGCCGGTCGCGTCGCCCGCCCCGTCGCCGGTCGCGTCGCCGGTCGCGTCGCCGGTCCCGCCGGCGCCGGGAGCGCTGGAGTTCGTCCGCGCGTTCGTGAACACCCGTGACGTCGAAGCCGGGACCGACCGTCTCGCCGACCCCGCCTCCTGGGCCGGGTGGGCGGGTGAGCACGGCATCAGGGGCGCGACGGACGCCGAGGCCCTCGCGCGGGCGATCGACCTGCGCGAGAGCCTGCGCCAGGCCCTCCTCGCCAATCACGATCGGCTGCCGCTCCCCGCCTCCACCGCCACGGCCCTCACCGACGCCGCCCGACGGTCACGCGCCGCCGTCACGTTCACCCCCGAGGGCGTCGTCCTCGCCGGCCGCGCCGGCGACCAGGGGATGGACGCCGTGATCGGCCGGGTTCTCGGCGCCACGGCGGCGGCGCTGGCCGACGGGACCTGGGCCCGCCTGAAGGTCTGCGCCAACGACCGCTGCCGATGGGCCTTCTACGACCACTCCCGATCCCGTACGGGCCGCTGGTGCTCGATGCAACTGTGCGGCAACCGCGTCAAACAGGCCCGCTGGCGGACCGGTCAGGCCACATAG
- a CDS encoding FAD-dependent monooxygenase, translating into MEEERVPVLVVGGGYAGLSAAMLLAWREVPVLLVERHPGTSVQPKAFGVGPRAVELLRPVPGVEEALSDIWTGIGDTMRIAIARSLADPDPHLIMTGGDEDMSFLREVTPVAQIGAPQAEIERVLRHAAEELGADLRFSTELISLDQDDDGVTARIRTGGGEERLVRADYVVAADGYRSPLRHALGVPTSGKGELGQTCSIMFDADLGHLVREREVTLWYLQNDVFTGAIVTGTGVGAHVLGVNLAEDETQADFTDERCVELVRLATGRPGLDVRILDRTTFGLAHILADTYRAGRVFFAGDAAHTMPPTGGQGGSTALQDGADLAWRLWLVVTGQAGPAFLDTYDAERRPIGALTADAHLANLGVRMPPAARVGYPEPLADPVGALIGHRYHSTAILDEPGDDGSVLEDPRIPNGRPGSRAPHVILDWEGQRVSTIDLFGSGFVLMADRQGGQPWMDAGRMVKERLGVQLTRLLVGEELRDVEGRWRDRYGVDGDGAVLVRPDGYVAWRTPSMADDPLTTLEQVLRAVLSR; encoded by the coding sequence ATGGAAGAGGAGCGAGTGCCGGTCCTTGTGGTCGGCGGGGGATACGCAGGGCTGAGCGCGGCGATGCTCCTGGCCTGGCGCGAGGTGCCGGTCCTGCTGGTCGAACGGCACCCGGGCACGTCCGTCCAGCCCAAGGCGTTCGGCGTCGGCCCGCGCGCCGTGGAGCTGCTGCGACCCGTGCCGGGCGTGGAGGAGGCCCTCTCCGACATCTGGACCGGCATCGGCGACACCATGCGCATCGCCATCGCCAGGAGCCTGGCCGACCCCGACCCGCACCTCATCATGACCGGCGGGGACGAGGACATGAGCTTCCTCCGCGAGGTCACCCCGGTCGCCCAGATCGGCGCGCCCCAGGCCGAGATCGAGCGCGTGCTCCGGCACGCCGCCGAGGAGCTGGGCGCCGACCTGCGCTTCTCCACCGAGCTCATCTCCCTCGACCAGGACGACGACGGCGTCACCGCCCGCATCCGCACCGGCGGCGGCGAGGAACGGCTCGTCCGCGCCGACTACGTGGTGGCCGCCGACGGCTACCGCAGCCCCCTGCGCCACGCCCTCGGCGTGCCCACCTCGGGCAAGGGCGAGCTGGGGCAGACCTGCTCGATCATGTTCGACGCCGACCTCGGCCACCTCGTACGCGAGCGCGAGGTCACCCTCTGGTACCTCCAGAACGACGTCTTCACCGGCGCCATCGTGACCGGCACCGGCGTCGGCGCCCACGTGCTCGGCGTCAACCTGGCCGAGGACGAGACCCAGGCCGACTTCACCGACGAACGCTGCGTCGAGCTCGTCCGCCTCGCGACCGGCCGTCCGGGGCTCGACGTGCGGATCCTGGACCGTACGACGTTCGGGCTGGCCCACATCCTGGCCGACACCTACCGCGCCGGGCGGGTCTTCTTCGCCGGGGACGCCGCCCACACCATGCCGCCCACCGGCGGCCAGGGCGGCAGCACCGCCCTCCAGGACGGCGCCGACCTCGCCTGGCGGCTGTGGCTCGTCGTCACCGGCCAGGCCGGGCCGGCCTTCCTCGACACGTACGACGCCGAACGCCGCCCCATCGGCGCCCTGACCGCCGACGCGCACCTCGCCAACCTCGGCGTACGCATGCCGCCGGCGGCCCGCGTCGGCTACCCGGAGCCGCTCGCCGACCCGGTCGGCGCCCTGATCGGTCACCGCTACCACTCCACGGCGATCCTGGACGAACCCGGCGACGACGGCTCCGTCCTGGAAGACCCCCGGATCCCGAACGGCCGGCCCGGCAGCCGGGCGCCGCACGTGATCCTCGACTGGGAGGGCCAGCGCGTCTCCACCATCGACCTGTTCGGCTCGGGCTTCGTCCTGATGGCCGACAGGCAGGGCGGCCAGCCCTGGATGGACGCCGGCCGCATGGTCAAGGAACGGCTCGGGGTGCAGCTCACCCGCCTGCTGGTGGGCGAGGAACTGCGGGACGTGGAGGGGCGCTGGCGGGACCGGTACGGCGTCGACGGGGACGGCGCCGTCCTGGTCCGCCCGGACGGCTACGTCGCCTGGCGCACCCCGTCCATGGCGGACGATCCTCTGACCACACTGGAGCAGGTCCTGCGCGCCGTCCTCAGCCGCTGA
- a CDS encoding MFS transporter: MPRHHLRSSRTSAVPASHGVAEAGRGAWRAGRYRWAVLAAATFTQAASGFFVQGIGAMGVHLQRDLDLSAAQLGLLLSAAQLAPLAGLLVAGELLDRYDERWVVGAGACVVAVSLAAGSHAPGYAALLLVLLVVGAGYSTVQPGGSKSVASWFDTSRRGLAMGIRQAGLPLGGVLAAAVLPALAASAGWRATLTAGAAVAFLGAITFTAFCRRPPLPRTTKAPSTAATSTGAEAGGRLRLLREPAMVRILVSGTSLVAVHSGIGALAVLHLHETAALAPGAAALVLVAVQAAGAAGRVCLAAWSDRNRSGESGRPSRSSRSSRSGRSSRSGRSGRSGRSGRSGRSGRSGRSGRPGRPGRSGRPGRSGQSSWSGRYFSVLVCLVAVVVGLVALATPVGRSPTAASLLFVWLGFFGIGWYGPWVAHLAESAPPGRTGFALGAAMAVNQIAVILTPPALGLLKDVSHGFAPVWGLLAVLAATAVALTATPLSRYVLTSSTNATYRVARPRTR; encoded by the coding sequence ATGCCACGCCACCACCTCCGGTCCTCACGTACGAGCGCCGTCCCCGCCTCCCATGGGGTCGCCGAGGCCGGGCGTGGGGCGTGGCGGGCCGGGCGGTACCGGTGGGCGGTGCTGGCCGCCGCCACCTTCACCCAGGCCGCCTCCGGCTTCTTCGTCCAGGGCATCGGGGCGATGGGCGTGCACCTGCAACGCGACCTCGACCTGAGCGCCGCCCAGCTCGGACTCCTCCTCTCGGCCGCGCAACTGGCCCCGCTGGCGGGCCTGCTGGTCGCCGGGGAACTCCTGGACCGCTACGACGAGCGCTGGGTCGTCGGGGCGGGCGCCTGCGTGGTGGCCGTGAGCCTCGCGGCGGGAAGCCACGCGCCCGGGTACGCGGCCCTGCTGCTCGTCCTCCTGGTCGTCGGCGCCGGGTACAGCACCGTCCAGCCCGGGGGCAGCAAGTCGGTGGCGTCCTGGTTCGACACCTCTAGGCGGGGGCTGGCCATGGGCATCCGCCAGGCGGGGCTGCCACTGGGAGGCGTGCTGGCCGCGGCCGTCCTGCCCGCGCTCGCCGCCTCCGCCGGGTGGCGCGCGACGCTGACGGCGGGCGCGGCGGTCGCGTTCCTGGGGGCGATCACCTTCACCGCCTTCTGCCGACGCCCGCCCCTCCCCCGCACCACCAAGGCCCCCAGTACAGCCGCTACCAGCACTGGCGCGGAGGCTGGCGGGCGGCTGCGGTTGCTGCGGGAACCGGCCATGGTGAGGATCCTGGTGTCCGGGACGAGCCTGGTCGCGGTGCACAGCGGCATCGGCGCCCTGGCCGTGCTGCACCTTCACGAGACGGCGGCCCTCGCGCCGGGCGCGGCGGCCCTCGTCCTCGTGGCGGTGCAGGCGGCGGGCGCGGCCGGCCGCGTCTGCCTGGCCGCCTGGAGCGACCGCAACCGATCCGGCGAATCCGGCCGACCCAGCCGGTCCAGCCGGTCCAGCCGGTCCGGTCGGTCCAGTCGGTCCGGTCGGTCCGGTCGGTCCGGTCGGTCCGGTCGGTCCGGTCGGTCCGGTCGGTCCGGTCGGTCGGGTCGGCCGGGTCGGCCGGGTCGGTCGGGTCGGCCGGGTCGGTCGGGTCAGTCCAGTTGGTCCGGCCGCTACTTCTCCGTGCTGGTCTGTCTGGTCGCGGTGGTCGTGGGTCTGGTCGCGCTTGCCACTCCCGTGGGGCGCTCCCCGACGGCGGCTTCCCTCCTGTTCGTCTGGCTCGGGTTCTTCGGCATCGGCTGGTACGGCCCCTGGGTCGCCCATCTGGCCGAGTCGGCGCCTCCGGGCAGGACCGGGTTCGCGCTCGGCGCGGCGATGGCCGTCAACCAGATCGCCGTCATCCTCACCCCGCCCGCCCTCGGCCTGCTCAAGGACGTCTCCCACGGGTTCGCGCCGGTGTGGGGCCTGCTCGCCGTCCTGGCCGCGACCGCCGTGGCTCTCACGGCGACGCCACTTTCGCGATATGTCTTGACCAGCTCCACAAACGCGACATATCGTGTCGCTCGGCCACGAACGCGATAG
- a CDS encoding CGNR zinc finger domain-containing protein: MHLNPYGEDAVNLAADLVNRRPATPEELADRCREAGLVLERPVTQDDLVRVHAVLDAWEKVVDAGDEHERAALVNRMLADSAAYPRMTDHAGGWHLHYRDDRQSLGAVLSSLISVGTALHLVGRGVHRLRRCAVGECTAIFADTSRTGRQRYCSQRCANRDAVRRHRASRATPGP; the protein is encoded by the coding sequence ATGCATCTCAACCCTTACGGCGAGGATGCCGTCAACCTGGCCGCGGACCTGGTCAACCGCCGCCCGGCCACGCCGGAAGAGCTCGCCGACCGCTGCCGCGAGGCCGGCCTGGTGCTGGAGCGCCCGGTCACGCAGGACGACCTGGTCCGCGTGCACGCGGTGCTGGACGCCTGGGAGAAGGTCGTCGACGCCGGGGACGAGCACGAGCGCGCCGCGCTGGTCAACCGCATGCTGGCGGACTCGGCCGCCTACCCTCGCATGACCGACCACGCGGGCGGCTGGCACCTGCACTACCGCGACGACCGGCAGTCGCTCGGCGCGGTGCTGTCCTCGCTCATCTCCGTGGGCACCGCGCTGCACCTGGTGGGCCGGGGTGTGCACCGCCTCAGGCGGTGCGCGGTCGGCGAGTGCACGGCGATCTTCGCCGACACCTCGCGCACGGGCCGGCAGCGCTACTGCTCCCAGCGGTGCGCCAACCGCGACGCGGTGCGCCGCCACCGGGCGAGCCGCGCGACACCAGGTCCGTGA
- a CDS encoding MTH1187 family thiamine-binding protein produces MIVAFSITPLGVGEGVAEPVARAVKVVRDSGLPNRTDAMFTTIEGEWDDVMAVIKRAVDAVAEVAPRVSLVLKADLREGVTDGMTAKIESLERHLS; encoded by the coding sequence GTGATCGTCGCATTCTCCATCACCCCGCTGGGCGTCGGCGAGGGAGTCGCCGAGCCGGTGGCCCGCGCCGTCAAGGTGGTCCGCGACAGCGGCCTGCCCAACCGCACCGACGCCATGTTCACCACGATCGAGGGCGAGTGGGACGACGTCATGGCCGTGATCAAGCGGGCCGTGGACGCCGTCGCCGAGGTCGCGCCCCGGGTGAGCCTGGTGCTCAAGGCCGACCTGCGCGAAGGGGTGACCGACGGCATGACGGCCAAGATCGAGTCCCTGGAACGCCACCTGTCCTGA
- a CDS encoding uracil-DNA glycosylase: protein MAGRPLKEVVEAGWAEALEPVAEQIALMGEFLRKEIAEGRQYLPAGGHVLRAFSQPFDEVKVLIVGQDPYPTPGHPVGLSFSVAPDVRPLPGSLVNIYKEMETDLGLPRPSNGDLTPWADQGVLLLNRVLTVMPGKPASHRGKGWEQVTEQAIRALVARDKPLVAILWGRDARNLAPMLGEVPRVESAHPSPLSARSGFFGSRPFSRANELLVRQGAAPVEWKLP from the coding sequence ATGGCCGGTCGTCCACTGAAAGAAGTCGTCGAAGCCGGATGGGCTGAGGCGCTAGAACCCGTCGCCGAGCAGATCGCCCTGATGGGCGAGTTCCTGCGCAAGGAGATCGCCGAAGGCAGGCAATACCTTCCCGCCGGGGGGCACGTGCTGCGCGCGTTCAGCCAGCCCTTCGACGAGGTCAAGGTGCTCATCGTCGGCCAGGACCCCTACCCGACGCCCGGCCACCCGGTCGGGCTGTCGTTCTCGGTGGCCCCCGACGTGCGGCCGCTGCCGGGCAGCCTGGTCAACATCTACAAGGAGATGGAGACCGACCTCGGCCTCCCCCGGCCCTCCAACGGCGATCTCACGCCGTGGGCCGACCAGGGCGTGCTGCTGCTCAACAGGGTCCTCACCGTCATGCCGGGCAAGCCCGCCTCGCACCGCGGCAAGGGCTGGGAGCAGGTCACCGAGCAGGCCATCCGGGCCCTGGTGGCGCGCGACAAGCCGTTGGTCGCCATCCTGTGGGGCCGCGACGCCCGCAACCTCGCCCCCATGCTCGGCGAGGTGCCCCGCGTCGAGTCCGCGCACCCCTCCCCGCTGTCGGCGCGCAGCGGCTTCTTCGGCTCCCGGCCGTTCAGCCGGGCCAATGAGCTGCTGGTCAGGCAAGGCGCGGCGCCCGTGGAGTGGAAGCTGCCCTAG
- a CDS encoding carbohydrate ABC transporter permease — translation MTTATASAPSGAGAAPGLGAGAPRRGIAGKIVDRLGSGAVQVVMVLLGLFWLVPTLGLMVVSLRTNQVNSAEGWWTVFTKPAELTITSYKNLLSGGFSASFWNTVLITVPTTILVIGIAAMAAYAFAWMEFPGRDTAFLVVVGLLIVPIQIALIPIAVLYGNVGIFGSIPGVVLFHVAFGLPFAIFLLRNFFVGIPASLLEAARMDGASEWKIFASVVFPLGKPAIASLGIFQFLWVWNDMLIALVFADTGNQPMTKYLQSQMRQFGSNMDILSSGAFLSLIIPLVLFFAFQRYFVQGMMSGSVK, via the coding sequence ATGACCACCGCCACCGCGAGCGCGCCGTCCGGCGCCGGCGCCGCGCCCGGCCTGGGGGCCGGCGCGCCCCGCCGGGGCATCGCAGGCAAGATCGTCGATCGCCTGGGCAGCGGGGCGGTCCAGGTCGTCATGGTGCTCCTCGGCCTGTTCTGGCTGGTGCCGACGCTGGGCCTGATGGTGGTCTCGCTGCGGACCAACCAGGTCAACAGCGCCGAGGGCTGGTGGACGGTCTTCACCAAGCCGGCCGAGCTGACCATCACCAGCTACAAGAACCTGCTGAGCGGCGGCTTCTCCGCCTCCTTCTGGAACACCGTGCTCATCACGGTGCCGACCACGATCCTGGTGATCGGCATCGCGGCGATGGCGGCCTACGCCTTCGCCTGGATGGAGTTCCCCGGCAGGGACACCGCGTTCCTCGTCGTGGTGGGCCTGCTCATCGTGCCGATCCAGATCGCGCTGATCCCCATCGCCGTGCTCTACGGCAACGTCGGGATCTTCGGCTCGATCCCGGGCGTGGTGCTGTTCCACGTGGCGTTCGGCCTGCCGTTCGCGATCTTCCTGCTGCGGAACTTCTTCGTCGGCATCCCGGCCTCGCTCTTGGAGGCCGCGCGCATGGACGGCGCCTCGGAGTGGAAGATCTTCGCCTCCGTGGTGTTCCCGCTGGGCAAGCCGGCGATCGCCTCGCTGGGCATCTTCCAGTTCCTGTGGGTGTGGAACGACATGCTCATCGCGCTGGTCTTCGCCGACACGGGGAACCAGCCGATGACCAAGTATCTGCAGTCGCAGATGCGGCAGTTCGGATCGAACATGGACATTCTCTCGTCCGGTGCGTTCCTGTCGCTGATCATCCCGCTGGTCCTGTTCTTCGCGTTCCAGCGGTACTTCGTCCAGGGCATGATGTCCGGCTCCGTCAAGTGA
- a CDS encoding ABC transporter permease subunit: MTERLDGPKVPPATIAGGAATGPADTPRTKRRLGPSPAVAIAFLLPAALLLGIWVVYPIVYSIIRSLFDAKGSGFVGLGNYATIFTDGGMLTTIRNNLIWVVVAPIIVTTVGLIFAVLTERIKWATAFKLIVFMPMAVSLMAAGVIFRLVYEQSPDKGLANAVLTTVHDTFSSSQGYPEARPREGDQSPVADQGGAVVTKQPAQAGQPVLIPIVGVKPAVMPANAAPAKAPQPGNALSGVVWFDFTAGGGGTSGQVDGTEKGLPGMTVEAVRGDEVAGTATTAEDGSFRFEGLPAGSYTVRLPKANFEAAYGGLSWLGPTLITPAIIGAFVWVWAGFAMVLLAAGLAAIPRDALEAARMDGASEWQVFRKITVPLLSPVLLVVFVTMIINTLKVFDLVFIIAPASVQPQANVVALEMWRVSFGGGNNQGLGSALAIFLLVLVLPFMIMNIRRFRRENT, encoded by the coding sequence GTGACCGAACGGTTGGACGGCCCGAAGGTCCCGCCCGCGACGATCGCGGGCGGGGCCGCCACCGGACCGGCTGATACCCCCCGTACGAAACGACGCCTCGGCCCATCGCCGGCGGTCGCGATCGCCTTCCTCCTCCCGGCGGCGCTGCTGCTCGGGATCTGGGTGGTCTACCCGATCGTCTACTCGATCATCCGCAGCCTGTTCGACGCCAAGGGCTCGGGGTTCGTGGGGCTCGGCAACTACGCCACGATCTTCACCGACGGCGGGATGCTGACGACGATCCGCAACAACCTCATCTGGGTCGTCGTCGCGCCGATCATCGTCACCACGGTCGGCCTGATCTTCGCGGTGCTGACCGAGCGCATCAAGTGGGCGACGGCGTTCAAGCTGATCGTGTTCATGCCGATGGCGGTCTCGCTCATGGCCGCCGGCGTGATCTTCCGCCTCGTGTACGAGCAGAGCCCCGACAAGGGCCTCGCCAACGCCGTGCTGACGACGGTGCACGACACGTTCTCCTCCTCGCAGGGCTATCCCGAGGCCCGGCCGCGCGAGGGCGACCAGTCCCCGGTCGCCGACCAGGGCGGCGCCGTCGTCACCAAGCAGCCCGCCCAGGCGGGCCAGCCGGTGCTGATCCCCATCGTGGGCGTCAAGCCCGCGGTGATGCCGGCGAACGCGGCGCCGGCGAAGGCCCCGCAGCCGGGCAACGCGCTGTCCGGCGTCGTGTGGTTCGACTTCACGGCGGGCGGCGGCGGCACGAGCGGCCAGGTGGACGGCACCGAGAAGGGCTTGCCGGGCATGACCGTCGAGGCCGTGCGCGGCGACGAGGTGGCCGGCACCGCCACTACCGCCGAGGACGGCTCGTTCCGCTTCGAGGGCCTGCCGGCCGGCTCCTACACGGTGCGGCTGCCGAAGGCGAACTTCGAGGCGGCCTACGGCGGTCTGTCCTGGCTCGGCCCGACACTCATCACGCCGGCCATCATCGGCGCCTTCGTGTGGGTGTGGGCAGGTTTCGCGATGGTCCTGCTGGCGGCTGGTCTCGCGGCGATCCCGCGTGACGCGCTGGAGGCGGCCCGCATGGACGGCGCGTCGGAGTGGCAGGTGTTCCGCAAGATCACCGTGCCGCTGCTGTCGCCGGTGCTGCTCGTCGTCTTCGTGACGATGATCATCAATACGCTGAAGGTGTTCGACCTTGTGTTCATCATCGCGCCGGCCTCGGTCCAGCCACAGGCGAACGTGGTCGCGCTGGAGATGTGGCGCGTGTCGTTCGGCGGCGGCAACAACCAGGGGCTCGGCAGTGCGCTGGCCATCTTCCTGCTGGTTCTGGTCCTTCCCTTCATGATCATGAACATCCGCAGGTTCAGGAGGGAGAACACATGA
- a CDS encoding ABC transporter substrate-binding protein gives MRTARAATILAGLAIAVAACGNAPSTTEEPAASGSAPASSAAGGEKSLQGVKLEVAAKWTGAEQKNFEQVLKAFTDKTGAEVTYASTGEDTGAYLGPRIQGNNPPDVAILPQPGLVQQYADQNALKPLSADVIKEIDTNYTPYWKELGSAGGQVYGVLIKAAHKSLVWYRAPAFDDAGVQPATTWDELVKNAQTIADSGTAPFSLCGASGWTLTDLFENVYLSSAGPENYDKLSKHEIPWTDPTVKVALEKIAQIVDKQEFLVDGTSGTMQTDFPTCVSKVYSNKKAAMVIEADFVAVEAVNSGAKVGEDAKYFPFPKAGDTAPVVLGGDVAVAMKDSPGAQALLQFLASKEGGEVWAKLPGYLSPNKNVSPDNYPDELTRQLGQTIVSAGDAVRYDMSDLAPSAFGGTDGKGEWKILQDFVRKPSDVKGAQEALEAEAKKAWK, from the coding sequence ATGCGCACAGCCAGAGCCGCAACGATCCTGGCCGGGCTCGCGATAGCCGTAGCCGCGTGCGGCAACGCGCCCTCCACGACGGAGGAGCCCGCCGCGTCGGGCTCCGCTCCCGCGAGCTCCGCCGCCGGCGGCGAGAAGTCCCTCCAGGGCGTCAAGCTCGAGGTCGCCGCCAAGTGGACCGGCGCCGAGCAGAAGAACTTCGAGCAGGTGCTGAAGGCGTTCACCGACAAGACCGGCGCCGAGGTCACCTACGCCTCCACCGGCGAGGACACCGGCGCCTACCTCGGCCCGCGCATCCAGGGCAACAACCCGCCCGACGTCGCCATCCTGCCGCAGCCGGGCCTGGTGCAGCAGTACGCCGACCAGAACGCGCTGAAGCCGCTGAGCGCCGACGTCATCAAGGAGATCGACACCAACTACACGCCGTACTGGAAGGAGCTCGGCTCCGCCGGCGGCCAGGTCTACGGCGTGCTCATCAAGGCCGCGCACAAGTCGCTGGTGTGGTACCGCGCCCCCGCCTTCGACGACGCCGGCGTGCAGCCCGCGACCACCTGGGACGAGCTGGTCAAGAACGCCCAGACGATCGCCGACTCCGGCACGGCCCCGTTCTCGCTCTGCGGCGCCTCCGGCTGGACCCTCACCGACCTCTTCGAGAACGTCTACCTGTCCTCGGCCGGCCCGGAGAACTACGACAAGCTCTCCAAGCACGAGATCCCGTGGACCGACCCGACCGTCAAGGTGGCCCTGGAGAAGATCGCGCAGATCGTCGACAAGCAGGAGTTCCTGGTCGACGGCACCTCGGGCACCATGCAGACGGACTTCCCGACCTGCGTGAGCAAGGTCTACAGCAACAAGAAGGCCGCGATGGTCATCGAGGCCGACTTCGTGGCCGTCGAGGCGGTCAACTCCGGCGCCAAGGTCGGCGAGGACGCCAAGTACTTCCCCTTCCCCAAGGCCGGTGACACCGCCCCGGTCGTGCTCGGCGGCGACGTCGCGGTGGCCATGAAGGACTCCCCCGGCGCCCAGGCGCTGCTGCAGTTCCTGGCCTCCAAGGAGGGTGGCGAGGTCTGGGCCAAGCTCCCCGGCTACCTGTCGCCCAACAAGAACGTCTCCCCCGACAACTACCCCGACGAGCTGACCCGCCAGCTCGGCCAGACCATCGTCTCGGCCGGCGACGCGGTCCGCTACGACATGTCCGACCTGGCCCCCAGCGCCTTCGGCGGCACCGACGGCAAGGGCGAGTGGAAGATCCTGCAGGACTTCGTTCGCAAGCCGAGCGACGTCAAGGGCGCCCAGGAGGCGCTCGAAGCAGAGGCCAAGAAGGCCTGGAAGTAA